The proteins below come from a single Prochlorococcus marinus CUG1415 genomic window:
- a CDS encoding TIGR03643 family protein produces the protein MENIEIDRIIEMCWEDRTPFEAIEYQFGLKEEDAIKIMRQNLKPKSFKVWRQRVTGRNTKHLALKDSTRFKSTHKRKL, from the coding sequence CAGAATAATAGAAATGTGTTGGGAAGATAGAACACCCTTTGAAGCCATTGAGTATCAATTTGGTTTAAAAGAGGAAGATGCGATCAAAATTATGCGTCAAAATCTTAAACCTAAATCATTTAAAGTCTGGAGACAGAGAGTTACAGGAAGAAATACAAAACATTTGGCGCTTAAAGATTCAACTAGGTTCAAATCTACTCATAAGAGAAAATTATAA
- a CDS encoding cryptochrome/photolyase family protein has product MRRISIIFPNQLFRESPILKINCEILILEDSLFFGNDKFHKLINHKNKLVFHRASMLAYKKYLEKSGFKVLYFENKNDMSTVDYLSEFIKDKYQAINLIDPHDFLIMKRINKFVGSNNLALNVLPSPMFMSSEELKELFALNTKKPLMARFYENQRKSHKILVNSDDTPEGGKWSFDEMNRKKLPKKISIPDTLKLPKNNFVVHAEKSLANFDIEFIGESNNFLYPTNFDEADEWLDDFFKHRFFLFGDYEDAISKENSFLWHSLLSPLLNSGLLTPDQVVNKALLYAKNNNVPINSLEGFIRQIIGWREFICLVYKKYGTKMRNSNFWNFENKPIPESFYKGNTGIEPVDIVIKNIIKFGYCHHIERLMIIGNFMLLCRIHPNQVYKWFMEMFIDSYDWVMVPNVYGMSQFSDGGIFSTKPYISSSNYVKKMSNFKSGPWCEIWDGLFWKFIKDNESFFRKQYRLAMLTRNLDKMSEEKLNNHFRTADKFLRDIQ; this is encoded by the coding sequence ATGAGAAGAATATCAATTATCTTCCCGAATCAACTTTTTAGAGAAAGCCCAATTTTAAAAATAAATTGTGAAATTTTAATTTTGGAAGACTCATTATTTTTTGGGAATGATAAATTTCATAAATTAATTAACCATAAAAACAAGTTGGTTTTTCATAGGGCATCTATGCTTGCTTATAAAAAATATTTAGAAAAATCTGGCTTTAAAGTTTTATATTTCGAAAACAAGAATGATATGTCTACAGTTGACTATTTATCAGAATTTATTAAAGATAAATATCAGGCAATAAATCTTATAGACCCTCATGATTTCTTAATAATGAAAAGGATCAATAAATTTGTTGGAAGCAATAATTTAGCTTTAAATGTTCTGCCCTCTCCAATGTTTATGAGTAGTGAAGAATTAAAAGAGTTATTTGCATTAAATACAAAAAAACCTCTTATGGCCCGATTTTATGAGAATCAAAGAAAGAGCCACAAGATATTAGTGAATTCGGATGATACACCTGAGGGAGGTAAGTGGAGTTTCGATGAAATGAATAGAAAAAAATTACCAAAAAAAATAAGCATACCTGATACACTTAAATTACCAAAAAATAACTTTGTAGTTCATGCCGAAAAGTCATTAGCTAACTTTGATATTGAGTTTATTGGAGAAAGTAATAACTTTTTATATCCAACTAATTTTGATGAGGCAGATGAATGGTTAGATGATTTTTTTAAACATAGATTTTTCTTATTTGGAGATTATGAAGATGCTATTTCTAAAGAAAATTCTTTTTTATGGCACAGTTTACTTTCTCCCCTTTTAAATAGCGGCTTATTAACACCAGATCAAGTAGTAAATAAAGCATTACTTTATGCCAAAAATAATAATGTTCCAATTAACTCTTTAGAGGGGTTTATTCGTCAAATTATTGGATGGAGAGAATTTATTTGTCTTGTCTATAAGAAGTATGGAACAAAGATGCGAAATAGTAATTTTTGGAATTTTGAAAATAAGCCAATTCCAGAATCTTTTTATAAAGGAAATACAGGAATTGAACCAGTAGACATTGTTATAAAAAATATTATCAAATTTGGTTATTGTCATCATATTGAGAGGCTAATGATTATTGGCAACTTTATGCTTCTATGTAGAATTCACCCCAACCAAGTTTATAAATGGTTTATGGAAATGTTTATTGATTCTTATGATTGGGTGATGGTTCCAAATGTTTATGGAATGAGCCAGTTTAGTGATGGAGGTATTTTCTCAACTAAACCATATATATCAAGCTCTAATTATGTAAAAAAAATGTCAAATTTTAAAAGTGGCCCGTGGTGTGAAATATGGGATGGCTTATTTTGGAAATTTATTAAAGATAATGAAAGCTTTTTTAGAAAGCAATATAGGCTGGCAATGTTAACAAGAAATCTTGACAAAATGTCAGAGGAAAAATTAAATAATCATTTTAGAACGGCCGATAAATTTTTAAGAGATATTCAATAA
- a CDS encoding 16S rRNA (cytosine(967)-C(5))-methyltransferase — protein sequence MSIGYLQRKAAWEILLKVSSGDFSDHALEKVLKNYQFNPLDIAFITELSFGCIRYRKFLDLWLDHTSKITHKKQPPKLRWLLHIGLYQLLKMDKIPFPAAISTTVEVAKKTDLNGLAGTVNAILRNASRKLKNQIFPKLSSDRKERISYIESLPLWLVNDLYKWLGNSEGENIIKSFNKKPSIDLRINSLKTDLDKFLKVLYENKIDAEIIKDLNNGITLKSNPRSIKNLPGYSDGLWTIQDRSSQWVAPLLNPKEGEKILDACAAPGSKSTHLAELANDNAEILAVDRSEKRLKILQSNLERLNLKSVKTLKADATSLIELHPKFISYFDKILLDAPCSGIGTLSRNPDSRWSLSKEKIISLTLLQEKLLESIVPLLKKDGTLVYSTCTICPDENNLLIERFIEKNKGLKLVSQKQILPSLEYPGDGFYAATISYKS from the coding sequence TTGAGTATTGGATATTTACAAAGAAAAGCAGCTTGGGAAATTTTATTAAAAGTTAGTTCAGGTGATTTTTCTGATCATGCCCTTGAAAAGGTTTTAAAAAATTATCAATTTAATCCTCTTGATATTGCTTTTATTACTGAATTATCTTTTGGATGTATAAGGTACAGAAAATTTCTAGATCTTTGGTTGGATCATACATCAAAAATTACTCATAAAAAGCAGCCTCCAAAATTAAGATGGCTTTTACATATAGGTTTATATCAATTATTAAAAATGGACAAAATTCCTTTTCCAGCAGCTATTTCTACCACTGTAGAAGTAGCTAAAAAAACAGATTTAAATGGTTTAGCAGGCACTGTGAATGCGATATTGAGAAATGCATCTAGAAAATTAAAAAATCAAATTTTTCCAAAATTATCTTCTGATAGAAAAGAAAGAATTTCATATATTGAGTCATTGCCATTATGGCTTGTAAATGATCTTTATAAATGGTTAGGCAATAGCGAGGGTGAAAATATAATTAAGTCATTTAATAAAAAACCTTCAATTGATTTGAGAATTAATTCACTAAAAACTGATTTAGATAAATTTTTGAAAGTACTTTATGAAAATAAAATTGATGCTGAAATTATTAAAGATTTAAATAATGGAATTACTTTAAAATCTAATCCAAGATCTATTAAAAACTTACCAGGGTATAGTGATGGGCTTTGGACAATTCAAGATAGATCTTCTCAGTGGGTAGCACCTCTATTAAATCCAAAAGAAGGTGAAAAGATTTTAGATGCTTGTGCAGCTCCAGGAAGTAAATCTACTCACTTGGCAGAATTAGCAAATGATAATGCTGAAATACTAGCTGTAGATAGATCAGAAAAAAGATTGAAAATACTTCAATCAAATTTAGAAAGGTTAAATTTAAAATCTGTAAAGACCCTCAAGGCTGATGCAACAAGTTTGATTGAATTACATCCAAAATTCATATCTTATTTTGATAAGATTTTGTTAGATGCTCCCTGTTCTGGGATTGGAACTCTTTCCAGGAATCCAGATTCTAGATGGTCTTTAAGTAAAGAAAAAATAATATCCTTAACTTTATTGCAGGAAAAACTATTAGAGAGTATTGTTCCTCTTTTGAAAAAAGATGGAACTTTAGTTTATTCAACTTGTACTATTTGTCCTGATGAAAATAATCTATTAATTGAACGATTTATTGAAAAAAACAAAGGTTTAAAATTGGTTAGCCAGAAACAAATTTTACCTAGTTTAGAATATCCTGGTGATGGATTTTATGCTGCAACAATTTCTTATAAATCTTAA
- a CDS encoding transglycosylase domain-containing protein: MQKIKSKSFVLIIPILIFSGIFFYFYNLIFTTLKFDISKNKSSRATKYSYVISSSDNKILSKLSRKFEIDNSKNKIPYFLKNSFISSEDKRFYKHNGIDLKSISRALFQNIRSGYVKEGGSTITQQVARLLFLNNDLSFQRKIKEILISLILEFRYDKNQILKLYLNNIYLGSGAYGVNEASQVYFGKLIEELTLSEIALIAGLAPAPSIYSPYQNIELAIKNRNKVLESMYVDGYISLANKNKAIKEKINLNYQKADNFLDDKLLINFILEATNKRIKNKSDYKFLRIKSSINKDWQEKAQEISRYAGPKELEFALLSIESNTGLIRTMVTSRNPSINEYNRVISSVRPLGSTFKIIPYAAALIEGIKLSDKFEDLPRCWESYCPKNFAEEYRGSISLIESFKISSNIVPISITKKVGLRNIINLANSFGLGYEQEFKEFPSLAIGSYGDTLLNITNAYSAINNSGKIQSPSILEKIESFNNQSIWKKKFSSKKILDLKVNKKINKLLEKSVKEGTSKAASIKGKKIYGKTGTSDGNKDLWFIGSLYNLTTGIWIGYDDNKESELSSGNAAYLWRKFIAEIYKIPVKN; encoded by the coding sequence GTGCAAAAGATTAAATCCAAATCTTTTGTTTTAATAATTCCTATATTAATATTTTCTGGAATATTTTTTTATTTTTATAATCTAATATTTACTACATTAAAATTTGACATATCTAAAAATAAAAGTTCTCGCGCAACCAAATATTCTTATGTAATATCATCTTCTGATAATAAGATACTGAGCAAATTAAGCCGCAAATTTGAAATAGACAATAGTAAAAATAAAATTCCATATTTTCTTAAAAATTCTTTTATATCTTCGGAGGATAAAAGATTTTATAAACATAATGGAATAGATTTAAAAAGTATTTCACGTGCCCTTTTTCAAAATATTAGAAGTGGTTATGTTAAGGAAGGAGGAAGTACGATTACGCAACAAGTTGCTAGATTACTTTTTCTAAATAATGATTTAAGTTTCCAAAGAAAAATCAAAGAAATACTTATATCACTCATACTTGAATTTAGATATGACAAAAATCAAATTTTGAAATTATATTTAAATAATATTTATTTAGGATCAGGAGCTTATGGGGTTAACGAGGCTTCTCAAGTTTATTTTGGAAAACTAATAGAAGAATTGACATTATCAGAGATCGCTTTAATTGCAGGATTGGCTCCAGCTCCATCAATTTATTCACCTTATCAAAATATAGAACTAGCTATTAAAAATAGAAATAAAGTTCTTGAATCAATGTATGTTGATGGATATATTTCTCTTGCAAATAAGAATAAGGCTATTAAAGAGAAAATAAACTTAAATTATCAAAAAGCTGATAATTTTTTAGATGATAAATTACTAATAAATTTTATTCTTGAGGCAACAAATAAAAGAATTAAAAATAAAAGTGATTATAAGTTTTTAAGGATTAAATCTTCTATCAATAAAGATTGGCAAGAAAAGGCCCAAGAAATTTCAAGATATGCTGGGCCTAAAGAACTTGAGTTTGCTCTGTTATCAATCGAATCAAACACAGGACTAATCAGGACAATGGTAACCAGCAGAAATCCATCAATTAATGAATATAATAGAGTGATTTCATCTGTAAGACCTTTAGGTTCTACTTTTAAAATAATTCCTTATGCTGCTGCATTAATAGAGGGGATAAAATTAAGCGATAAATTTGAGGACTTACCAAGATGCTGGGAAAGTTATTGCCCAAAAAATTTTGCAGAAGAGTATAGAGGTTCTATATCTTTGATTGAATCATTTAAAATTTCATCCAATATTGTTCCAATATCAATAACAAAAAAAGTCGGCTTAAGAAATATTATTAATCTAGCGAATTCATTTGGTTTAGGTTATGAACAAGAGTTTAAGGAATTCCCATCATTAGCTATTGGTTCTTACGGAGATACTCTTTTAAACATTACAAATGCATATTCTGCAATAAATAATAGTGGGAAGATTCAAAGCCCTAGCATCTTAGAAAAAATAGAATCATTTAATAATCAATCCATTTGGAAGAAAAAATTTTCTTCAAAGAAAATATTAGATTTAAAAGTAAACAAAAAAATAAATAAGCTTCTTGAAAAATCTGTAAAAGAAGGCACCTCGAAAGCAGCCTCTATAAAAGGAAAGAAAATTTATGGGAAAACAGGAACATCTGATGGGAATAAAGATCTTTGGTTTATTGGTTCACTTTATAACCTTACAACAGGAATTTGGATAGGTTATGACGATAACAAGGAATCCGAATTATCTAGTGGGAATGCAGCTTATTTATGGAGGAAATTTATAGCTGAAATTTATAAAATCCCAGTTAAAAATTAA
- the chlG gene encoding chlorophyll synthase ChlG, whose translation MNDPKQLLGIKGASETSSIWKLRIQLMKPITWIPLIWGVICGAAASGNFKWTFSNVLASLACMLMSGPLLAGYTQTINDFFDKEIDAINEPNRPIPSGKISIKDVKIQIWVLLIAGLIVAFLLDLYAKHNFPSVLLLALGGSFVSYIYSAPPLKLKQNGWLGNYALGASYIALPWWAGQALFGKLTIVTALLTLAYSLSGLGIAVINDFKSVEGDSKLGLNSLPVVFGIKNASRISAGLIDIFQLAMVVVLVIIGQHLASVILVLLVIPQITFQDMWLLRDPLKFDVKYQASAQPFLITGMLVTALAIGHSFLVA comes from the coding sequence GTGAATGATCCCAAACAACTATTAGGCATTAAGGGTGCCTCTGAAACTTCAAGTATATGGAAACTTCGTATACAGTTAATGAAGCCAATTACGTGGATCCCTTTAATATGGGGTGTTATTTGTGGAGCAGCTGCAAGTGGAAATTTTAAATGGACATTTAGTAATGTTTTAGCTTCACTTGCATGCATGTTAATGAGTGGGCCTCTTCTAGCAGGTTATACACAAACCATAAATGATTTTTTTGATAAAGAAATTGATGCAATCAACGAACCAAATAGACCTATTCCTTCTGGGAAAATTTCAATTAAAGATGTAAAAATCCAAATCTGGGTATTACTTATTGCAGGCCTAATAGTTGCTTTTCTATTAGATTTATATGCTAAACATAACTTTCCCTCCGTCTTACTTTTAGCATTAGGAGGATCTTTTGTTAGTTATATATATTCTGCTCCACCTCTTAAATTAAAACAAAATGGTTGGCTTGGAAATTATGCATTAGGCGCATCATATATAGCTTTACCTTGGTGGGCAGGACAAGCCTTGTTTGGGAAATTAACTATTGTGACGGCATTACTAACTCTTGCTTATAGCCTCTCTGGGCTTGGTATTGCTGTTATTAATGATTTCAAAAGCGTTGAAGGAGACTCAAAGTTAGGATTGAATTCTTTACCCGTAGTATTTGGAATTAAAAATGCAAGCAGAATCAGTGCAGGGCTCATTGACATTTTTCAATTAGCAATGGTTGTAGTATTAGTCATTATTGGTCAACATTTAGCCTCTGTGATTTTGGTTTTATTGGTAATTCCACAAATTACATTTCAAGATATGTGGTTACTAAGAGATCCTCTAAAGTTTGATGTCAAATATCAAGCAAGTGCCCAACCCTTTCTTATAACTGGAATGTTAGTTACAGCTTTAGCAATAGGACATAGTTTTTTAGTTGCTTAA
- the petP gene encoding cytochrome b6f subunit PetP has protein sequence MAETKLLPKIGSKIKININKVKDRLPAKLIDQISSNPKAVITGYKMTDGRSIGITAKFQNGSQNWFFPEEIEKG, from the coding sequence ATGGCTGAAACAAAATTATTACCCAAAATCGGTAGTAAAATCAAAATTAACATTAACAAAGTAAAAGATAGACTACCTGCTAAATTAATTGATCAAATATCCTCTAATCCTAAAGCTGTAATAACAGGCTATAAGATGACAGACGGCAGGAGTATTGGAATCACCGCAAAATTTCAAAATGGTTCACAAAACTGGTTTTTCCCAGAAGAAATTGAGAAAGGTTAA
- the hisF gene encoding imidazole glycerol phosphate synthase subunit HisF produces MVALRLIPCLDVANGRVVKGVNFVNLRDSGDPVELACRYSDEGADELVFLDIRASVENRKTLVGLVSRTAKTVKIPFTVGGGIDSVSSINDLLRAGADKVSLNSAAVRNPDLISKSSREFGTQCIVIAIDARRKVNKVDEWEVYVKGGRENTGIDVLSWAKKVEELGAGEILLTSMDGDGTQNGYDLDLTESVANIVNIPVIASGGAGSLEDIYNVFKEGRASAALLASLLHDKKLTLQEIKEFLLEKKLPIRPYE; encoded by the coding sequence ATGGTAGCTCTTCGTTTAATTCCTTGTTTAGATGTCGCCAATGGCAGAGTCGTTAAAGGTGTAAATTTTGTTAACTTGAGAGATTCAGGTGATCCTGTTGAATTGGCTTGTAGGTATTCTGATGAAGGCGCAGATGAATTAGTATTTTTAGATATTAGAGCAAGTGTGGAAAATAGGAAGACATTAGTTGGCCTTGTCTCTAGGACAGCAAAAACAGTAAAAATCCCTTTTACTGTAGGTGGAGGTATAGATTCTGTTTCTTCTATTAATGATCTTTTAAGAGCAGGAGCGGATAAAGTGAGTTTGAATTCCGCAGCGGTAAGAAATCCTGATTTAATTTCTAAAAGTTCTAGAGAATTTGGTACTCAATGCATCGTTATAGCAATTGATGCAAGAAGAAAAGTTAATAAGGTTGATGAATGGGAGGTATATGTAAAAGGAGGGCGAGAAAATACTGGAATAGATGTATTAAGTTGGGCAAAGAAAGTTGAGGAATTAGGCGCGGGGGAAATATTGCTAACTTCAATGGATGGTGATGGGACTCAGAATGGATATGATTTAGATCTAACTGAATCTGTTGCCAATATTGTTAACATCCCAGTAATTGCTTCTGGAGGAGCAGGCTCTCTAGAAGATATCTATAATGTTTTCAAAGAAGGCAGGGCATCAGCAGCACTTTTAGCATCATTACTTCATGATAAGAAACTTACTTTACAAGAAATAAAAGAATTCCTCCTAGAAAAAAAACTTCCAATTAGACCATATGAATAA
- the ubiE gene encoding bifunctional demethylmenaquinone methyltransferase/2-methoxy-6-polyprenyl-1,4-benzoquinol methylase UbiE — translation MKFTKTIEVKNIFNKISYKYDFLNNLLSFGLHKLWKRKLVNLLEPLNGEDWADLCCGTGDLAFLISERVSPRGSITGIDSAKDILNIAKKKSELKKNKFIKWEIKDVLEINDYSKNFDGICMSYGLRNLNNVEEGIKKVFYLLKDKGRAGFLDFNHSTKNSLSNIFQKVYLRFIVVTISRLFNLSPEYAYIEKSIRNFPKKNELIKIAQKVGFKKAEYKTIFWGQMGILILAK, via the coding sequence ATGAAATTCACAAAAACTATCGAAGTTAAAAATATATTTAATAAAATTTCTTATAAATATGACTTTTTGAATAATTTATTAAGTTTTGGACTGCACAAATTATGGAAAAGGAAATTAGTTAATTTATTGGAACCTTTAAATGGTGAAGATTGGGCTGATTTATGCTGTGGGACAGGAGATTTAGCATTCTTAATTTCTGAGAGAGTAAGTCCAAGGGGCTCAATTACGGGTATTGATAGTGCCAAGGATATCCTCAATATTGCAAAGAAAAAATCAGAACTAAAAAAAAATAAATTTATTAAGTGGGAAATTAAAGATGTTTTAGAAATTAATGATTATTCAAAAAATTTTGATGGAATTTGCATGTCCTATGGATTAAGAAACTTGAATAATGTTGAAGAAGGCATAAAAAAAGTTTTTTACCTTTTGAAAGATAAAGGAAGGGCAGGATTTCTGGATTTTAATCACTCAACAAAAAATTCTTTATCTAATATTTTTCAGAAAGTATATTTGAGATTTATTGTAGTGACCATTTCGCGCCTTTTTAATTTAAGTCCAGAGTACGCATATATTGAAAAAAGTATTAGAAATTTTCCAAAGAAAAATGAGCTTATAAAAATTGCTCAGAAAGTTGGATTTAAAAAAGCTGAATATAAAACTATTTTTTGGGGGCAAATGGGAATACTGATTTTAGCTAAATAA
- a CDS encoding DUF721 domain-containing protein, giving the protein MNSRNPHPLKNCLDNFKKSWGDLDKLSKINENWKDLIGLELFQECKPLNIEKKILTIAVNHPQWRQALIYNKHKLKERIEKIGITLNEIKIIQNYELKNKNIKATNAKVVWAKHPSRIHQNNICICNICNSPTPEGEIKRWGKCSFCWRKINN; this is encoded by the coding sequence GTGAATAGCAGGAATCCACATCCATTAAAAAATTGTCTTGATAATTTCAAAAAATCATGGGGTGACTTAGATAAACTTTCTAAAATCAACGAAAACTGGAAGGACTTAATCGGTTTGGAACTATTTCAAGAATGCAAACCATTAAATATTGAAAAAAAAATACTTACTATTGCAGTAAATCATCCACAGTGGCGCCAAGCTTTAATCTACAACAAGCATAAATTAAAAGAGAGAATAGAGAAAATTGGAATAACTTTGAATGAAATAAAAATAATACAAAATTATGAACTTAAAAATAAAAATATTAAAGCTACGAATGCAAAGGTAGTCTGGGCTAAGCATCCAAGCAGAATCCATCAAAATAATATTTGTATTTGTAATATCTGTAATTCCCCAACTCCTGAGGGCGAAATCAAAAGATGGGGAAAGTGTTCTTTTTGTTGGAGAAAAATAAATAACTAA
- a CDS encoding biotin--[acetyl-CoA-carboxylase] ligase — MKVIGSAAKTVFYLKKIHGQYPSWKLQYKIKCKSTENELTNWLRYSEIKRNQPVAIIAREQFSGVGQNSRTWVSPKGGIWLSAAYPIFSKEFTSQIFNLSLGIKICEMLRKENINVCLKWPNDILFGSKKLIGFLPRVITRGKEIIYVRIGLGMNVLNHTPSEGISLSKVLQTKNINQHYWTAKVLKAFHDSVECNNKKEYVIKSANKFLAKRFLPSGFCSHIWKIKDINSNGNLRIYNETQEKVLTGSNSN, encoded by the coding sequence GTGAAAGTTATTGGATCTGCAGCAAAGACAGTTTTTTATTTAAAAAAAATTCATGGTCAATATCCAAGTTGGAAACTTCAGTACAAAATAAAATGCAAAAGTACTGAAAATGAGCTAACAAACTGGCTTAGATATTCTGAAATAAAGAGAAACCAGCCAGTAGCGATAATAGCAAGAGAACAGTTCTCAGGGGTTGGCCAAAACTCAAGAACTTGGGTTTCCCCAAAAGGAGGGATTTGGTTAAGTGCAGCTTACCCAATATTTTCAAAAGAATTTACAAGCCAAATATTTAATTTGTCTTTAGGAATTAAGATATGTGAAATGCTTAGAAAAGAAAATATAAATGTTTGTTTGAAATGGCCTAATGATATTTTATTTGGTTCAAAAAAGTTGATTGGATTTTTACCAAGGGTGATAACAAGAGGCAAGGAAATTATATATGTAAGAATAGGTCTTGGCATGAATGTTTTAAATCATACTCCATCAGAAGGTATTTCATTATCAAAAGTACTTCAAACTAAGAATATTAATCAACATTATTGGACCGCCAAAGTTCTTAAAGCTTTTCATGATTCAGTTGAATGTAATAACAAAAAAGAATATGTAATCAAATCGGCGAATAAGTTCCTTGCTAAAAGATTTTTACCTAGTGGTTTTTGTTCTCATATATGGAAAATTAAAGATATTAATTCCAATGGGAATTTAAGAATTTACAATGAAACTCAAGAGAAAGTACTTACAGGTTCTAATTCTAATTAA